In Lacibacter sp. H375, one DNA window encodes the following:
- the cphA gene encoding cyanophycin synthetase yields MKVLEIKILRGPNYWSVRRTKLIQMKLDLEELEQRPTNHIPGFRERLEKLFPSLYGHRCSVGKPGGFFQRVDEGTWMGHVIEHVALELQTLAGMDTGFGRTRGANEKEGVYYVVFTYLEEDAGVYAAKAAVRIAEALVAGEEYNLEEDIQKLREIREDTRLGPSTGCIVDEAAKRNIPYIRLNKQSLVQLGYGVHQKRIRATIASTTSNIAVDIACDKEETKLLLEAAEIPVPRGTVIRTEVGLDEAIEKFGYPLVIKPIDGNHGKGNTTNITNKEQALKAFEAAKAYSRSVIVERFITGFDFRILVINHKFICAALRTPASVIGDGEHNIQWLIDETNKDPRRGYGHEKVLTQITVDGSTMKMLEEKGYTLETVPPKGELVLLKTTANLSTGGTSTDVTDEVHPANVFMCERISKIIGLDICGIDIMATDLRTPVSENGGAILEVNAAPGFRMHIDPAEGLPRNVAEPVIDMLFPKGSVGRIPIIAITGTNGKTTTTRLTAHIAKSAGKKVGYTTSDGVYIQNHLMMKGDCTGPISSTFVLKDPTVDFAVLECARGGILKSGLAFQNCDVAIVTNVAADHIGLGGINTVEQMAKVKAVVPETVFPHGYAILNAEDELVYKMKNDLKCNVALFSMDENNPRIKEHCAGGGLATVFENGFISIMKGTWKIRVLPAKDIPLTYEGKAVHNIANCLPAVLATYLYRDISIDDIRQGLLTFIPGESLTPGRLNFFHFKNYTFLADFAHNPHGLQLLCEFVNKLDYKYKVGVISGTGDRRDEDIRELGEISGKYFDEIIMRCDKNLRGRTAEEIMDLLEEGIRKVNKTIPVMKIANENEALEYIYANPKQGALYTIMCDVVAGALDKIKELKDRESKS; encoded by the coding sequence ATGAAAGTTCTTGAAATTAAAATTCTTCGTGGTCCAAACTATTGGAGTGTGCGCCGGACCAAACTCATACAAATGAAACTCGACCTCGAAGAACTTGAACAACGCCCCACTAACCACATTCCAGGTTTCCGTGAACGATTGGAAAAATTATTTCCCAGCCTTTACGGACATCGTTGCAGTGTGGGCAAACCAGGTGGATTTTTTCAACGGGTTGATGAAGGCACATGGATGGGCCATGTGATAGAACATGTAGCATTAGAACTGCAAACATTGGCAGGTATGGATACAGGATTCGGAAGAACCCGTGGCGCCAATGAAAAAGAAGGTGTGTATTATGTAGTGTTTACTTATCTCGAAGAAGATGCGGGTGTATATGCAGCCAAAGCTGCTGTGCGTATTGCTGAAGCGTTGGTTGCAGGAGAAGAATATAACCTGGAAGAAGATATTCAAAAGCTGAGAGAAATACGAGAAGATACAAGACTAGGCCCTTCAACCGGCTGTATTGTTGATGAAGCAGCCAAACGAAACATTCCTTACATACGATTGAATAAACAAAGTTTGGTGCAGTTGGGTTATGGTGTTCATCAAAAACGCATTCGTGCAACTATTGCATCAACCACATCAAATATTGCAGTAGATATTGCATGCGATAAAGAAGAAACAAAACTATTGCTCGAAGCTGCTGAAATTCCTGTACCTAGAGGAACGGTGATTCGCACTGAAGTTGGTTTAGATGAAGCCATTGAAAAATTCGGATACCCCTTAGTGATCAAACCAATTGACGGCAATCACGGAAAAGGGAATACCACCAACATTACCAATAAAGAACAGGCATTAAAAGCATTTGAAGCAGCGAAAGCATATAGCCGTAGTGTAATTGTTGAACGCTTTATTACAGGTTTTGATTTTCGCATACTCGTCATCAACCATAAATTTATTTGTGCTGCGTTGCGCACGCCTGCAAGTGTAATTGGAGATGGTGAACATAACATTCAATGGCTGATCGATGAAACCAATAAAGATCCCCGTCGTGGCTATGGTCATGAAAAAGTATTGACACAAATTACTGTTGATGGCAGCACTATGAAAATGCTGGAAGAGAAAGGATATACATTAGAGACAGTTCCGCCAAAAGGCGAATTGGTTTTATTAAAAACAACAGCAAATCTTTCAACAGGTGGTACATCAACAGATGTAACCGATGAGGTACATCCTGCAAATGTGTTCATGTGCGAACGCATCAGCAAAATTATTGGTCTTGATATTTGCGGTATTGATATTATGGCAACAGACTTACGTACTCCTGTGAGTGAAAACGGAGGAGCCATTCTCGAAGTAAATGCAGCACCGGGTTTCCGTATGCATATTGACCCAGCTGAAGGATTGCCACGTAATGTAGCAGAACCCGTGATCGACATGTTGTTTCCAAAAGGAAGTGTTGGTCGTATTCCCATTATCGCCATTACAGGAACAAATGGCAAAACAACTACAACACGGTTAACTGCACATATTGCAAAAAGCGCAGGTAAGAAAGTTGGTTACACAACAAGTGATGGTGTTTATATTCAGAATCATTTAATGATGAAGGGCGATTGTACCGGGCCAATCTCATCAACATTTGTATTAAAAGATCCCACCGTTGATTTTGCAGTATTGGAATGTGCAAGAGGTGGTATTTTAAAATCAGGTCTGGCATTTCAAAATTGTGATGTGGCCATTGTTACAAATGTTGCTGCAGATCATATTGGCCTTGGCGGCATCAACACTGTTGAACAAATGGCGAAAGTAAAAGCAGTTGTTCCTGAAACGGTTTTTCCGCATGGCTATGCGATTCTTAATGCAGAAGATGAGCTCGTTTATAAAATGAAAAATGATCTGAAGTGTAATGTTGCGTTGTTCAGTATGGACGAAAACAATCCACGCATTAAAGAACATTGTGCTGGTGGCGGATTAGCGACTGTTTTTGAAAATGGTTTTATCAGCATCATGAAAGGCACATGGAAAATAAGAGTGCTTCCTGCAAAAGATATTCCGCTTACCTACGAAGGCAAAGCGGTGCATAATATCGCCAACTGTTTACCAGCAGTACTTGCCACATATCTTTATCGTGACATCAGCATTGATGATATTCGCCAGGGGTTACTCACGTTTATACCAGGCGAAAGCTTAACGCCCGGTCGTTTGAATTTCTTTCACTTTAAAAATTATACGTTCCTCGCCGATTTTGCGCACAACCCACACGGACTTCAATTGCTTTGCGAATTTGTAAACAAACTCGATTACAAGTATAAAGTCGGCGTTATTAGTGGTACAGGCGACCGGAGAGATGAAGATATCCGTGAACTTGGTGAAATCAGCGGTAAGTATTTTGATGAGATCATCATGCGATGCGATAAAAACCTGCGTGGCCGCACAGCAGAAGAAATCATGGACTTGCTTGAAGAAGGCATTCGGAAGGTGAATAAAACCATTCCGGTGATGAAAATTGCGAATGAAAATGAGGCGTTGGAATATATTTACGCTAATCCGAAGCAAGGTGCCCTTTACACCATTATGTGCGATGTGGTGGCCGGAGCGCTCGATAAGATCAAAGAACTGAAAGATCGGGAAAGCAAGAGTTGA
- a CDS encoding cyanophycinase, whose translation MQYPKGKLIAIGGAEDKGTDLEAGEINRNNLNFFELGILRRVVEEAGGIDARIEVITTASTIPYEVGDNYMNAFGKIGCTNIGVLHIRNRQDTANSEYLERIKICNAVMFSGGNQMRLSVTDGGTEFLAILKKRYQEEAGFVIAGTSAGAMAMSKTMIYEGNAARAYLKGEVKMTAGLGFIDNVIIDSHFEKRGRFVRLTQAVATNPSCIGIGLGEDTGMLITEGNKMEAIGSGLVIIIDGHDMMHSNIADIPDGNPISIENLRVHFCEKGNGYMVKERQFLMEAKDGALIKKQVHVE comes from the coding sequence TTGCAGTATCCAAAAGGAAAGCTGATCGCTATCGGCGGTGCAGAAGATAAAGGGACCGATCTTGAAGCGGGAGAAATAAACCGCAATAATCTTAACTTTTTTGAGCTGGGTATTCTCAGGCGGGTGGTGGAAGAAGCCGGTGGTATTGATGCCCGTATTGAAGTAATAACAACTGCTTCAACTATTCCATACGAAGTAGGGGATAATTACATGAATGCATTTGGAAAGATCGGCTGCACCAATATTGGCGTGCTGCATATCCGCAACAGGCAGGATACAGCTAATTCTGAATATCTTGAACGTATCAAAATCTGCAATGCAGTGATGTTCTCTGGTGGTAATCAAATGCGTTTAAGCGTAACCGATGGAGGAACAGAGTTTTTAGCCATTTTGAAAAAGCGTTACCAGGAGGAAGCCGGTTTTGTGATTGCTGGCACGTCTGCAGGTGCAATGGCTATGAGCAAAACAATGATCTATGAAGGAAATGCTGCACGTGCTTATTTGAAAGGCGAAGTAAAAATGACTGCAGGCTTAGGGTTTATTGATAATGTTATTATTGATAGCCATTTTGAAAAGCGTGGGCGTTTTGTTCGGTTAACGCAAGCTGTTGCAACAAACCCTTCCTGCATTGGTATTGGTTTGGGTGAAGATACTGGCATGCTCATCACCGAAGGAAATAAAATGGAAGCAATTGGAAGTGGTTTGGTGATCATCATTGATGGGCATGACATGATGCATTCCAATATTGCTGACATTCCCGATGGTAATCCAATCAGTATCGAAAATCTTAGAGTACATTTCTGTGAAAAAGGAAATGGCTACATGGTAAAAGAGCGTCAGTTTTTAATGGAGGCAAAAGATGGTGCACTCATCAAAAAGCAAGTACACGTAGAATAA